The following proteins are encoded in a genomic region of Phycisphaera sp.:
- a CDS encoding macro domain-containing protein → MTRVRCVQGDITTLRVDAIVNAANEMLAPGGGVCGAIHRAAGPGLEDACLDLPEVRPGVRCPPGKAVVTRSFDLPARAVIHTVGPVWVNGRAGEDDTLASCYRACLELCRKGKIASIAFPAISTGVYGFPPEYAAIIAVRTLTGAIKPDEDGTAPYPDLKTITLCAFDKQTLALYQQQLEAAGHPVDG, encoded by the coding sequence ATGACCCGCGTCCGCTGCGTTCAGGGCGATATCACGACGCTCCGTGTCGACGCCATCGTGAACGCGGCCAACGAGATGCTTGCCCCCGGCGGCGGCGTGTGCGGGGCCATCCACCGGGCCGCCGGCCCCGGGCTCGAAGACGCCTGCCTCGACCTGCCCGAGGTCCGCCCGGGCGTCCGCTGCCCGCCGGGAAAGGCCGTTGTCACCCGATCGTTCGACCTGCCCGCCCGGGCGGTCATCCACACCGTGGGCCCGGTCTGGGTCAACGGCCGAGCCGGCGAGGACGACACCCTGGCAAGTTGCTACCGAGCTTGCCTCGAGCTCTGCCGCAAGGGAAAGATCGCCTCGATCGCCTTCCCGGCCATCTCGACCGGCGTCTACGGCTTCCCGCCCGAATACGCCGCCATCATCGCCGTCCGCACGCTCACCGGGGCCATCAAGCCCGACGAAGACGGCACCGCCCCCTACCCCGACCTCAAGACCATCACCCTGTGCGCGTTCGACAAGCAGACCCTGGCCCTCTACCAGCAGCAACTGGAGGCCGCCGGCCACCCGGTCGATGGGTAA
- a CDS encoding O-methyltransferase, translating into MAIEMTPERWRHTCDYLDTVFGDQDEHLANLMPRAIEAGIPDIAVSASVGRMLMTLAGLVDARLIVEVGTLAGYSGIWLARGLSDGGKLLTVEPNEMHADFAERMFGEAGVGDRVEVVRGYGTPVLEAMAGERAGTVDLVFLDAIKSEYPDYLPHAKKLLRPGGLLVADNMLGSGDWWIDTPEGENEHRDAADKVNRLVAADGDFEAFCVPLREGVMVARKVG; encoded by the coding sequence ATGGCTATTGAGATGACCCCCGAGCGATGGCGTCACACGTGCGATTACCTGGACACGGTCTTTGGCGATCAGGACGAGCACCTGGCCAATCTCATGCCCCGGGCGATCGAGGCGGGCATCCCGGATATCGCGGTGTCGGCGTCGGTGGGGCGGATGCTGATGACGCTCGCCGGGCTCGTGGACGCGAGGCTGATCGTGGAGGTCGGCACGCTGGCGGGGTACTCGGGCATCTGGCTGGCCCGGGGGCTCTCTGACGGCGGAAAGCTGCTGACTGTGGAGCCCAATGAGATGCACGCGGACTTCGCCGAGCGGATGTTTGGCGAGGCGGGCGTGGGCGATCGCGTGGAGGTCGTGCGCGGGTATGGCACGCCGGTGCTGGAGGCGATGGCCGGCGAGCGGGCGGGGACGGTGGACCTGGTTTTTCTGGACGCCATCAAGAGCGAGTACCCCGACTACCTGCCGCACGCGAAAAAACTGCTGCGGCCCGGCGGCCTGCTGGTGGCCGACAACATGCTGGGCTCGGGCGACTGGTGGATCGACACGCCCGAGGGCGAGAACGAGCACCGCGACGCGGCGGATAAGGTCAATCGGCTGGTGGCGGCGGATGGGGACTTCGAGGCGTTCTGCGTGCCGCTGCGTGAGGGTGTGATGGTGGCGCGGAAGGTCGGATAA